The DNA segment TATGACCTCGTCATCTTTTGAAAATCCGGCCGCCGTATAAGCCGCATGAAGCGCCGCTGTTCCGCTGGAAAGAACAACCGCATAACGCGACCCTGCATAGCGGCAAAGCGCCTTTTCAAGTTTTTGAACAGCAGGCCCCTGGGTTATTAGGTCAGATCTCAAAACCCGGGCAACCTGCGCAATATCTTTCTTGTCGATAGATTGACGGCTATAGGGAATCACTTTTGATCACCTTTTGCAGATCTTTAATGGTTAGCCACTTTTCGTTTTTGTCGCTGCAATACACAAAGTTTTCCGGAACAAAAGGAAATTTATCGTAAACTTTGTGGACATCTTCATTCTCGTAAAATTGCGGCATGATCACATAAGAGCCTTTAAAAATCTTTGTTTTTCTCGCCTCATCTTCCGAGACAAGCGTTTCGTGGATCTTTTCTCCGGGGCGGATACCGATTTTCTTGAACGTACATTTTGGCTCAATAGCCAAAGCCAGATCCGTGACCTTCATCGACGGGATCATCGGGACAAAGGTCTCACCGCCAACCGTATTTTCTAAAGCCTTCAAAACCAGATCAACGCCTTCTTCTAAGGTGATCCAGAACCGCGTCATTTTTTCATCCGTAATAGGAAATTCTTTAATACCCTGCTTTTTAAAATTCAAAAATAGCGGGATGACACTTCCGCGCGAACCGACAACATTGCCATAACGGACAACGGAAAACTTCACCCGCCCGCCCGCATAGGCGTTAGCCGCAACAAAGGTTTTCTCGGCAACTAATTTCGTCGCGCCATAAAGATTGACCGGATTAACAGCCTTATCGGTCGAAAGCGCGATGACTTTTTTTACACCGACATCAATGGAAGCTTCCACGATATTGTCAGCACCCAAGATATTTGTTTTAACGGCTTCCATCGGATTATATTCAAGTGCCGGCACTTGCTTTAAAGCCGCGGCATGAATTACATAATCCACACCTTCAAAGGCGCGAAATAAACGGCTTCGGTCTCGAATATCTCCGAGAAAATAACGAATGGGGTATTTTTTCTCCGGAAATTCTTTCGACATTTCACTTTGCTTAAATTCATCCCGGCTAAAAACAATAAGCTTCTTTGGTTTAAACTTCTTAAATATAACCTGCGTAAATTTCCGGCCGAATGACCCTGTCCCACCGGTTACTAAGATCGTCTTATCGTTCATCGCTTACGCTCCTTTATTATTTCCTAAGAAATTATTGTAAAGAATCTAGGTAATGGAATTTTCCCTTGCGCTCTAATAATTGCTGATAGCTTCCGGATTCGCACACCTTTCCATCGTCAATGACATAGATCATATCAGCCAGCTTTACGGTTGATAGACGGTGCGCGACCATAATGATCGTTAATTCCTTTTTCAATTCACTGATAGTTGACTGAATCATCGCTTCCGATTCTAAGTCTAATTCGCTGGTCGCCTCATCAAGAATTAGTATCTTTGGCTTCATAAATAAAGACCGTCCTAAAACCAACCGTTGGCGCTGGCCGCCGGAAAGCTTAATGCCGTTTTCACCGATCAACGTGTTAAGCCCTTGCGGTAGTTGGTCAACAAATTGATCAATACGCACTTTACGGCAAACATCGAGGATCACTTCATCAGTTACAGAAGATGCGCCGATCGTCAGATTTTCTTTGATCGTTCCGTCCAAAAGCGACGGCTGTTGATTGACGTAAGCAACGCCATTTCGAAACAAATTCTTATCTAGCTCATCATGCCGGATATCCCCATAATAAATAGCGCCTTGGTTGGGTTGGATCAATCCTAAAAGCAGATCGAGCATCGTTGATTTTCCGACACCGGAACTTCCCACAAAAGCCACGGTTGTTTTAGGCTTAATCGAAAAATTAAGCCCTGTTAAAACCTGCTGTCCGGACGGGTAAGCAAAATGAACATCTTGAAACACAATAGGCTGATCACAGAAGAATTTCTTAGAACCGCTTTTTTCTTTATGCTCATCGAGGTCACGCAAATGCTTTTGAAGAGATTTGTGCATCGGAATATTGCTATCGAGCGCGGCATAGATATCAGAGAGGGCAACAAATTGCGGCGCGATCCGCAAGAAAACAAATAAGATCAAAAGCAGTGTTGCATAATTGAGCGAAAGTTGTTGATGGAAAAATAAAAGCCCTATTAAAAATAGCGACGTGCCTAAAACGCTCCAAGAACGCTGGATCTCGATCAAAACGCTTTGACGCTTGATCTGGCGGCATAGATTTCCGACGATCAAAGAAATCGCATCGGTTAATTTTCCGCTTAAAACGGAAGCCTTAAAGAATTTCTTATTCTGTTGAAATCCGATAATATCGTTGGAAAGTTTTTTATAATTCTCATTGTAGCTTTCTGCGACCTTTAAAACACGGTTTGAAATTAAAGCGCTCACCAGCAATAAAAAGGCATAAACAACTGTTGCGGTCATCGTAACAATAAAGGATAACTTCATGGCAATACCAAGAAACGTAATAACTTGAACGAAGTTGATGAAAACCCTTTGGGCATTGAGATTACATTCGCTGGCAAACTGCGCTTCCCGGATAATGGCATAATACATTCCGCCTGAGTGTTTATCGGTAAGCCACAACCAATCGGCGTCGGCATAAGCCTTAATGACCTTTTCTCGATACTTTAGCAATAATTCCTCTTTAGCAAAGGTGGCAATAAGCGAAGAAAGAAATACCAAAGCCTGCCCTATCAAAATAAGGACGCCTGCTGTCAATAAAACCGAATGGAATGTTAGGTCAATACCTAGAAATTTTAAAGGCACGGCAATGACTTTTAGATAGCTTGTACTGTCCGCCGCAAAACTTTTTTCCTGCATAAATTCTAAAACCGGGATAAGGATTGGCAGCCCGATAAAACTGGCCAAACTACTGACGATCTGAAAGAAGATCACCCAGCGGTAGTTAGGCGACGTCACAATAAGATAGGCGATATACTTAAGCTTAGCCGCCGTTATTTGGCACCCCTTTCGCAACAAAGCAAATAAGCTAAAAAATATATTAAAAGGTTTTTGAATGGCTTCCATATCGTTATGAGTCTTCATATATCAGCTTCGATTTGTCTTTTACTAGGTTTTCAATGATATTAACTTGATTGCGGCCAGAATATTTTCCGTTTTTTATGCCCTCTTTACAAATAAGAATGGTACCGATAACTTCTTGTTGAGGAAATTCTGCCAAGTGTTGTATCGTATAGTCATGGATCTGCTTTTCTTTAAAAACCATTTCAATCAACAAGGTCAGATCGGATTCGCCGACAACAAAAAAATTCCGCTCTCCTTTTTCATAAAGCGGAATAACGATTCTTTTGATGGCTTCCTTGATAAGGCCGATAGACCTTAACGTTTTCATCGTGTAGTTCATGGATTTTTGCATCTTTTCGGAGAGCCCTTTAGAGGTAAGGATGTACTTGACTTTCTTTTGATTTAATTGCTTGATGCGGATAAAACCTTTGGCGATAAGCCGGCGCACCAGCATATTGACCATCCCTAAAGAAACCTTCATCTGAAGAGACAGATCACGCTGATTCGAAGCCAGATCGGCTCCGATGATATTGACAAGCTCAAATTCCCGTTCGTTGAGTGTGGGTTTAGGCATGGGTTATGTTCAATGAGTGAACATAATTATACAAAGGTCCTAATTTTTGTCAAGGATAAAAGATGTTGCGGGGAAACGAGTTGCGGAAGCCTTTGAAGCTTAGATAAAGACAAGAACAATCATTTTGTTTTAATTTTCTTGTAAAAAGTCTGCGCGGACACATCCCAACACCAGCCCAAAAAGAAAGCAAAAAGCGGCATTGTCCAGCCAAATTGTCGCTGAAGGAACCAATATTTATTAATCAAATCTATGGCAATAACACATCCTATTCCAAAAACAATAAAAACGGCGAAAAAAACGATCTGTGGCCATTTATCTTTATGCGGAATCAACAAGGAAGCCAACATGCCTAAAAGCAGGAAATATAAAGCCTTATTGCCTATCAAATTACCTAAAATACCTTTTAGAAAGCCGACAAGATTAGTTACCGGGCTTGGGATAAATTCAAACGTCGGTACAGCGCCAAAGAAAATCCTTTTCTCTTGGGAAAACCCAAGATTAATAGACGCATACCACAGCCATATTGCAATGGCGAAAACAAAAAACACTCCGAAGAATTTAATGATCGGATAGATTATTTCTTTAGA comes from the Candidatus Omnitrophota bacterium genome and includes:
- the pseB gene encoding UDP-N-acetylglucosamine 4,6-dehydratase (inverting); this translates as MNDKTILVTGGTGSFGRKFTQVIFKKFKPKKLIVFSRDEFKQSEMSKEFPEKKYPIRYFLGDIRDRSRLFRAFEGVDYVIHAAALKQVPALEYNPMEAVKTNILGADNIVEASIDVGVKKVIALSTDKAVNPVNLYGATKLVAEKTFVAANAYAGGRVKFSVVRYGNVVGSRGSVIPLFLNFKKQGIKEFPITDEKMTRFWITLEEGVDLVLKALENTVGGETFVPMIPSMKVTDLALAIEPKCTFKKIGIRPGEKIHETLVSEDEARKTKIFKGSYVIMPQFYENEDVHKVYDKFPFVPENFVYCSDKNEKWLTIKDLQKVIKSDSL
- a CDS encoding ABC transporter ATP-binding protein/permease — encoded protein: MKTHNDMEAIQKPFNIFFSLFALLRKGCQITAAKLKYIAYLIVTSPNYRWVIFFQIVSSLASFIGLPILIPVLEFMQEKSFAADSTSYLKVIAVPLKFLGIDLTFHSVLLTAGVLILIGQALVFLSSLIATFAKEELLLKYREKVIKAYADADWLWLTDKHSGGMYYAIIREAQFASECNLNAQRVFINFVQVITFLGIAMKLSFIVTMTATVVYAFLLLVSALISNRVLKVAESYNENYKKLSNDIIGFQQNKKFFKASVLSGKLTDAISLIVGNLCRQIKRQSVLIEIQRSWSVLGTSLFLIGLLFFHQQLSLNYATLLLILFVFLRIAPQFVALSDIYAALDSNIPMHKSLQKHLRDLDEHKEKSGSKKFFCDQPIVFQDVHFAYPSGQQVLTGLNFSIKPKTTVAFVGSSGVGKSTMLDLLLGLIQPNQGAIYYGDIRHDELDKNLFRNGVAYVNQQPSLLDGTIKENLTIGASSVTDEVILDVCRKVRIDQFVDQLPQGLNTLIGENGIKLSGGQRQRLVLGRSLFMKPKILILDEATSELDLESEAMIQSTISELKKELTIIMVAHRLSTVKLADMIYVIDDGKVCESGSYQQLLERKGKFHYLDSLQ